From one Planktothrix agardhii NIES-204 genomic stretch:
- a CDS encoding putative inner membrane protein — protein sequence MDFGIGFLSNNLMLPILDFFYGIVPSYGLAIVALTLVVRFALYPLNAGSIRNMRRMKVTQPLMKERVDQIQQQHKDDPVKQREEMSRVYKELGNPLAGCFPLLIQMPILFALFATLRGSPFSDVNYSIDLQILPQAQIEQVQPQAYATKAQNYYFADGIHTSVVAMIPGGNRLGLNEKVKVELQTVDGKPLKSELEKYPEVNLIPTWKILKGEDKIQVGENGQILALAPGDATIQVGLRGLASDKGFLFIDALGRVGAVDPDGTIHWDIVGMILAFGVSLYLNQVLSGQGSSSGNPQQDTVNKITPVLFSGMFFFFPLPAGVLLYMLIANIFQTVQAFILSREPLPEHLQKIVEESSKTAKLATVDGEREALPFEPGRSKKKAQS from the coding sequence ATGGACTTTGGTATCGGGTTTCTTTCCAATAATTTGATGTTGCCGATCCTAGATTTTTTCTACGGGATCGTGCCTAGTTATGGTTTAGCAATTGTAGCGTTAACCTTAGTGGTTCGCTTCGCGCTTTACCCCTTGAATGCGGGTTCAATTCGCAATATGCGGCGAATGAAAGTCACCCAACCGTTGATGAAAGAACGGGTTGATCAAATCCAACAACAGCATAAAGATGACCCGGTGAAACAACGGGAAGAAATGAGCAGAGTCTACAAAGAACTGGGAAATCCCTTAGCTGGATGTTTCCCGCTTCTGATTCAAATGCCGATTCTTTTTGCTCTGTTTGCTACTTTGCGGGGTTCACCCTTTTCTGATGTCAACTACAGCATAGACCTACAGATTTTACCCCAAGCACAAATTGAACAGGTTCAGCCCCAAGCCTACGCTACTAAAGCTCAAAACTATTATTTCGCCGATGGAATTCACACCTCCGTTGTCGCGATGATTCCCGGTGGTAATCGTTTAGGGCTGAATGAAAAGGTAAAGGTAGAACTCCAAACCGTTGACGGTAAACCCTTAAAATCGGAATTGGAAAAATATCCCGAAGTAAACCTAATCCCCACCTGGAAAATTCTGAAAGGGGAAGATAAGATCCAAGTCGGTGAAAACGGTCAAATCCTGGCCTTAGCACCTGGAGATGCCACGATTCAAGTGGGTCTGAGGGGATTAGCTTCGGATAAAGGATTTCTGTTTATTGATGCTTTGGGTCGAGTCGGGGCCGTTGATCCCGATGGTACGATTCACTGGGATATTGTCGGGATGATTCTGGCTTTTGGGGTATCTTTATATCTCAACCAAGTTTTATCGGGACAAGGTTCTAGTAGTGGTAATCCTCAGCAGGATACTGTTAATAAAATTACACCTGTGCTGTTTAGTGGGATGTTTTTCTTCTTTCCCCTTCCGGCGGGTGTGTTGCTGTATATGCTGATTGCGAATATCTTCCAAACGGTTCAAGCATTTATTTTGTCCCGGGAACCTCTACCCGAACACTTGCAAAAAATTGTGGAAGAATCCAGTAAAACCGCTAAATTAGCAACGGTTGATGGGGAAAGAGAAGCATTACCCTTTGAGCCGGGACGTTCTAAGAAAAAGGCGCAGTCGTAG
- the rnpA gene encoding ribonuclease P protein component, with amino-acid sequence MLPKINRLRHPKDFKAVYSKGLHRKTPHLTLRALRGQPHRTERNLTDSSCVQPTRMGISISQKVSKRAVVRNRIKRQIRAVWHQFLPLISPGWDVVIVVKPTADQCNYSEILQELEKLLVEAEVLNGYTGGKFL; translated from the coding sequence ATGTTACCGAAAATCAATCGACTCCGACATCCCAAAGACTTCAAAGCCGTCTATAGCAAAGGACTGCATCGCAAAACCCCTCATTTAACCTTGAGGGCCTTACGAGGTCAACCCCATAGAACAGAACGGAATTTAACCGACTCGTCCTGTGTTCAGCCGACTAGGATGGGGATTTCCATTAGTCAAAAAGTAAGTAAACGGGCTGTGGTTCGGAATCGGATCAAACGTCAAATTAGAGCAGTTTGGCATCAGTTTTTACCCTTGATATCACCGGGTTGGGACGTTGTGATCGTTGTTAAACCAACGGCCGATCAGTGCAATTATTCAGAAATTCTGCAAGAATTAGAAAAGTTGTTGGTAGAAGCAGAGGTTTTAAATGGGTATACGGGAGGAAAGTTTTTATGA
- the rpmH gene encoding 50S ribosomal protein L34, whose amino-acid sequence MAQQTLQGTNRKKKRVSGFRVRMRTKNGQAVIKARRKKGRARLTF is encoded by the coding sequence ATGGCTCAACAAACCCTGCAAGGAACGAACCGCAAAAAGAAAAGAGTTTCTGGCTTCAGAGTACGAATGCGGACAAAAAACGGTCAAGCAGTTATCAAAGCTCGTCGCAAGAAAGGACGGGCGCGTTTAACGTTTTAA
- a CDS encoding hypothetical protein (protein of unknown function DUF820): MVMVTLQFKQLSVPPGQRVLFLDVSWQDFEAILAELGEHRGARVAYFQGILEIRMPLPEHEFNKEIIGDMVKILLEELEMERECFGSTTFKRQGMAAGIEPDNCFYIQNYQAMIGKKRLDLTVDPPPDLAIEVDVTSKTQLSAYQALGVTELWRYENDQLQIYVLRNGEYIKSQTSPIFANFPVIEVISQFVEMSRIKGTSVALRAFRKWVRERIE; this comes from the coding sequence ATGGTGATGGTGACACTGCAATTCAAGCAACTCAGCGTTCCCCCTGGACAGCGTGTGCTATTTCTGGATGTAAGCTGGCAAGATTTTGAGGCGATTTTAGCGGAATTGGGCGAACATCGGGGGGCGCGAGTGGCTTATTTTCAAGGAATTTTGGAGATTAGGATGCCTTTACCAGAACATGAATTTAATAAAGAAATTATTGGGGATATGGTAAAAATTCTGCTAGAAGAACTAGAAATGGAACGGGAGTGTTTTGGATCAACAACATTTAAACGTCAAGGAATGGCGGCTGGAATTGAACCGGATAATTGTTTTTATATTCAAAATTATCAAGCGATGATTGGGAAAAAACGGTTAGATTTAACGGTTGACCCACCCCCAGATTTAGCCATTGAAGTTGATGTTACCTCTAAAACTCAGTTAAGTGCTTATCAAGCGCTCGGTGTTACAGAACTGTGGCGCTATGAAAATGATCAATTGCAAATTTATGTTCTGCGAAATGGAGAATATATTAAGTCTCAAACCAGCCCAATTTTTGCCAATTTTCCAGTCATAGAAGTAATTTCTCAGTTTGTAGAAATGAGTCGGATAAAGGGGACGAGTGTAGCCTTGAGAGCATTTCGTAAATGGGTACGCGAAAGGATAGAATAA
- a CDS encoding hypothetical protein (protein of unknown function DUF497): protein MYSFEYDDNKSRTNQQKHGIDFIEAQQLWQDDDLLEIQATSETESRFLAIGKLKQKHWTAVITYRLENIRIISVRRSRPNEVIWYESRRI, encoded by the coding sequence ATGTATAGCTTTGAGTATGACGACAATAAAAGTCGAACCAACCAACAAAAACACGGCATAGACTTCATCGAAGCCCAACAACTTTGGCAAGACGATGACTTGTTGGAAATTCAGGCTACAAGCGAAACAGAATCGCGTTTTTTAGCCATTGGCAAACTGAAGCAAAAACACTGGACAGCCGTTATCACTTACAGATTAGAAAATATCCGAATTATTTCCGTCCGCCGTTCCCGTCCCAATGAGGTTATATGGTATGAAAGCCGAAGAATTTGA
- a CDS encoding von Willebrand factor, type A, with protein sequence MPTGDIADFAINQEPRCPVVLLLDNSGSMSGQPIQQLNQGVAVLKQFVD encoded by the coding sequence ATGCCAACAGGGGATATAGCGGATTTTGCGATTAACCAGGAACCACGCTGTCCAGTTGTTTTGTTACTGGATAACTCAGGTTCAATGTCCGGTCAACCCATCCAGCAGTTAAATCAAGGGGTTGCCGTGCTTAAGCAATTCGTAGATTAA